A genomic region of Homalodisca vitripennis isolate AUS2020 chromosome 5, UT_GWSS_2.1, whole genome shotgun sequence contains the following coding sequences:
- the LOC124363953 gene encoding uncharacterized protein LOC124363953 translates to MFAGYLLSLVAFGAVLTAAKSVAVEDATIVNPDEEIRNVLPTLREPDAPSDVAPPATVDVSLDQLQDTLKISDHDIVVPYDSRTFTSTGGVEQKRGPTYWQSFSNYVSYLIQLPVRMLYSLRDAVWRATGTSNEGTTDEVILSSV, encoded by the exons ATGTTTGCCGGTTACTTGCTGTCGCTGGTTGCCTTTGGAGCAGTATTGACGGCAGCTAAGAGTGTTGCCGTCGAGGATGCTACTATAGTCAATCCAGATGAAGAGATCAGGAACGTCCTTCCAACTCTTCGAGAGCCTGACGCTCCCAGCGACGTAGCTCCACCTGCGACGGTTGACGTCTCCCTTGACCAGTTGCAGGACACACTCAAGATCTCAGACCATGACATCGTAGTACCGTAT GATTCCAGGACGTTTACATCAACAGGTGGCGTCGAACAAAAAAGGGGCCCTACTTATTGGCAATCCTTTTCCAATTATGTCTCTTACTTGATTCAG TTGCCTGTCCGGATGTTGTATTCGTTGCGTGATGCTGTTTGGAGAGCGACGGGCACGTCAAATGAAGGTACTACAGATGAAGTTATACTTTCAAGTGTCTGA